A single Anopheles arabiensis isolate DONGOLA chromosome 2, AaraD3, whole genome shotgun sequence DNA region contains:
- the LOC120895493 gene encoding tubulin polymerization-promoting protein homolog isoform X2, translating to MADEAQPPNGTDVVDKMTVEVAEMALDAKQAAGGQPGAAEPAKPSEKETNGSATPAKPVCSAAFKEQFKAFSKFGDTKSDGKHLTLSQSDKWMKQAKVIDKKITTTDTGIHFKKLKSMKLTYEDYNKFLDDLAKTKKVELDEIKSKMANCGAPGVHNATPGKAAETVARLTDTSKYTGSHKQRFDETGKGKGIAGRKDMVDQSGYVSGYGHKNTYDKTH from the exons ATGGCCGATGAAGCGCAACCACCGAATGGTACGGACGTCGTAGACAAGATGACCGTAGAGGTGGCTGAAATGGCACTCGACGCTAAACAGGCTGCCGGCGGCCAACCGGGTGCAGCAGAACCGGCAAAGCCGTCCGAAAAGGAAACGAACGGTTCGGCGACACCAGCCAAGCCCGTCTGTTCCGCGGCCTTTAAGGAACAGTTTAAAGCGTTCTCAAAGTTTGGTGATACAAAGTCGGATGGAAAACATCTAACGCTTTCGCAAAGCGACAAGTGGATGAAGCAAGCGAAG GTTATTGATAAGAAGATAACGACCACCGATACGGGAATACACTTCAAGAAGCTAAAATCGATGAAGCTGACGTACGAAGACTACAACAAATTTCTGGACGATCTGGCAAAAACGAAGAAAGTCGAGCTGGATgaaatcaaaagcaaaatgGCAAACTGTGGCGCTCCCGGAGTGCATAATGCAACG CCAGGAAAAGCGGCCGAAACTGTGGCTCGCCTTACGGACACGTCCAAGTACACCGGTTCGCACAAGCAACGGTTCGACGAAACTGGCAAGGGCAAGGGTATTGCCGGCCGAAAGGATATGGTCGACCAGTCCGGCTATGTGTCCGGATATGGGCACAAAAACACCTACGACAAAACTCACTGA
- the LOC120896957 gene encoding uncharacterized protein C3orf38 homolog has product MVISAEHERNGIADFFTQVDPEVRKVTLAIGNIISKNSIKEITLEKSLNVMMEHCRDAGTLLAKNIVKSEYLYKYLQSYNISVQPDSSKAILIEHCLQLWRRKYGGSTDAGYVPSSSDNPGPSSSAPYAFPSTSADSSCSSGTTLQNHIDNYNALAASSNGVFFSENTNGPGDDSDTEPPGLEQYPVNLLALDYTVWFFLKWNRNSLDESAFWHDANCTVMLEISETQQGTEQVCGPQDIINLILSLKFQYSFQLVPNIMFDGCQGRIMESGVLALSCGVVYNNQPGPEGRFVCLGEFETLIGLRRDPMENNNWKIRMLKLYIRYKKVDNLPALANSKMLNNCLMIPLTMDIV; this is encoded by the exons ATGGTGATATCGGCGGAACATGAGCGCAACGGCATTGCCGACTTCTTCACGCAAGTCGATCCGGAGGTGCGCAAGGTGACGCTTGCGATCGGGAACATCATCTCGAAGAACTCCATCAAAGAGATCACGTTGGAAA AATCGTTAAACGTAATGATGGAACATTGTCGCGATGCGGGAACGCTGCTGGCAAAGAATATCGTCAAGTCGGAGTACCTCTACAAATACCTGCAAAGCTACAACATTAGTGTACAGCCGGACAGCTCGAAAGCCATACTGATCGAGCACTGTTTGCAGCTGTGGAGAAGGAAGTACGGCGGTTCCACCGACGCAGGGTACGTGCCATCGTCCAGCGACAACCCCGGTCCGTCATCCTCCGCACCGTACGCATTTCCATCCACCTCTGCCGACTCGAGCTGTTCCAGTGGCACCACGCTGCAAAACCACATCGATAACTATAACGCCCTGGCGGCCTCCTCGAACGGAGTGTTTTTCAGCGAAAACACGAACGGCCCCGGGGACGATTCGGACACGGAACCGCCCGGGCTCGAGCAGTATCCGGTGAATCTGCTCGCGCTCGACTACACCGTCTGGTTCTTTCTCAAGTGGAATCGCAACTCGCTGGACGAGAGCGCATTCTGGCACGATGCCAACTGTACCGTGATGCTGGAGATCAGCGAAACCCAGCAGGGCACGGAGCAGGTGTGCGGTCCGCAGGACATCATCAACCTGATACTGAGCCTCAAGTTCCAGTACAGCTTTCAGCTGGTGCCGAACATCATGTTCGATGGCTGCCAGGGCCGGATAATGGAGTCGGGCGTGCTGGCACTGTCGTGCGGCGTCGTGTACAACAACCAGCCGGGGCCGGAGGGCCGGTTCGTGTGTTTGGGCGAGTTCGAAACGCTGATCGGGCTGAGGCGCGACCCGATGGAGAACAACAACTGGAAGATACGGATGCTGAAGCTGTACATACGGTACAAAAAGGTGGACAATCTGCCCGCGCTGGCAAACAGTAAAATGCTCAACAACTGTCTTATGATACCGCTCACGATGGACATTGTGTAG
- the LOC120895483 gene encoding transmembrane protein 209 has translation MSSNPGSPVQCSPIVNRTLELNLNRKRSKECLRWGTVHILLLSVVLFDISNKCSYSFSNLYYVEYVAAAMLSCSMVYYYTCYFYYLFSAEPIRGTEQQRRILRFDANDSSFITTPLQAKQSASADNTPMNVSTSLLRSFHESSFSIASPRWVFSRGSPPMEPARPPMLYDRNLSYEASPNVSGGSIKFSPALRKLGPPGDTILDDKFMETYAHEASMDKSNRSQKEQANNTDDSMNSSFGRYRFNDMSHLLKTSLYQLSSSVTPSKQLTKELETGPYNAFIDGSPEGLKKVSTTQLSTYVGNLRMWISLTILQRIEEEINIADQAFKSRGFADIQIGNIGLERLKKTAENQQLVSLYIPRLPLLIPFLEMSTNQEYLVQRIKDLAKGSCLADYRWNSGSAYKGISWDEHLPTDSAIIFHLFCTYLDSQLRPLPQPGGRPFFNRYVVVGDKKTTKETLAEVNTKNKAKCAILYSNPLKPKFNFVSDDKIHSCAYDRNNLFYVIIQFLMYMKTHHECSLEGINLGRSGINILCCIED, from the exons ATGTCTAGCAA TCCCGGTTCCCCGGTGCAGTGCAGCCCGATCGTGAATCGGACGCTTGAGCTGAACCTAAATAGGAAGCGTTCGAAGGAATGCTTGCGATGGGGCACGGTGCACATACTGCTACTGTCCGTGGTGCTGTTTGACATTTCCAACAAGTGTTCGTACTCGTTTTCGAACCTATACTACGTGGAGTATGTCGCCGCGGCCATGCTGTCCTGCAGCATGGTGTACTACTACACCTGCTACTTTTACTACCTGTTCAGTGCGGAGCCCATCCGGGGCACGGAACAGCAACGGCGAATACTCAGGTTCGATGCAAACGATAGCTCGTTCATCACCACTCCGCTGCAGGCCAAGCAATCGGCCAGCGCGGACAACACGCCAATGAACGTGTCCACCTCACTGTTGCGGTCCTTTCACGAATCGAGCTTTTCGATTGCCTCGCCCCGCTGGGTGTTCAGCAGGGGCAGCCCACCGATGGAACCGGCCCGGCCACCGATGCTGTACGACCGCAACCTGTCCTATGAGGCGTCACCGAACGTCAGTGGCGGTTCGATCAAGTTTTCTCCTGCGCTGCGGAAGCTAGGCCCGCCGGGCGATACGATACTGGATGACAAATTTATGGAAACCTATGCACA TGAAGCATCGATGGACAAGAGCAACCGATCGCAGAAGGAGCAAGCGAACAATACCGATGATTCGATGAACTCGTCCTTTGGTCGGTACCGGTTCAACGACATGTCCCACCTGCTCAAAACCTCCCTCTACCAACTGTCGTCCTCGGTGACGCCAAGCAAACAGCTGACGAAGGAGCTCGAGACGGGCCCGTACAATGCGTTTATCGATGGCAGTCCCGAGGGCTTGAAAAAAGTGTCCACCACGCAGCTGTCCACGTACGTGGGCAATCTGCGCATGTGGATCTCGCTGACGATATTGCAGCGCATCGAGGAGGAGATCAATATTGCCGATCAGGCATTCAAGAGCCGCGGCTTTGCTGACATTCAGATCGGCAATATCGGGCTGGAGCGGTTGAAGAAAACGGCCGAAAATCAGCAGCTGGTGTCGTTGTACATCCCGCGGCTACCGTTGCTGATACCGTTTCTGGAAATGTCCACCAATCAGGAGTATCtggtgcagcgtatcaaggaTCTTGCCAAGGGTAGCTGTTTGGCCGACTATCGGTGGAATTCCGGTTCGGCTTACAAGGGTATTAGCTGGGATGAACATCTGCCTACCGATTCGGCC ATTATTTTCCACCTCTTCTGCACGTATCTGGATAGCCAGCTGCGTCCGCTGCCACAACCGGGAGGCCGTCCCTTCTTCAACCGCTACGTCGTAGTAGGCGACAAGAAGACGACCAAGGAAACACTTGCGGAAGTGAACACCAAAAATAAGGCCAAGTGTGCTATTCTGTACTCAAACCCCCTGAAGCCCAAATTTAACTTCGTTTCGGATGACAAAATTCACAGCTGTGCCTAT GATCGAAATAATCTGTTCTACGTCATCATTCAATTTTTAATGTATATGAAAACCCACCACGAATGCTCACTGGAGGGCATTAATCTCGGCAGAAGTGGCATCAACATACTGTGCTGCATCGAAGACTAG
- the LOC120895474 gene encoding AFG3-like protein 2 gives MAYRVLTTAKKLESVLVGLNRPHRTVNGPDCEQIIRSLSYLQSRSNKTWNEFLHRIQVFCEKPPKGFEKYFKPPGAASAQQAKQANKAGESGTSKDGSSSSSSSAAEQSASQSNAPPGATSRKNDWNLGMFSPQPARGKGGSSGSGGSGRPIGGGEEGDKEKMLMFGALAGVALISAIAFFEMGYKEIAWKEFVNNYLARGIVDKLEVVNKKWVRVKLTPGNATDSSGILWFNIGSVDSFERNLESVQTDMNIEPVNFVPVIYRSELEASSLTGLLPTLLIIGFLVYMMRRSSEMMGGGRGGRRGGGLFGGVMQSTAKLINANEINVGFKDVAGCEEAKIEIMEFVNFLKNPQQYIDLGAKIPKGAMLTGPPGTGKTLLAKATAGEANVPFITVSGSEFLEMFVGVGPSRVRDMFAMARKNAPCILFIDEIDAVGRKRGGKSFGGHSEQENTLNQLLVEMDGFNTTTNVVVLAATNRVDILDKALLRPGRFDRQIYVPAPDIKGRASIFKVHLGPLKTDLDKTDLARKMAALTPGFTGADIANVCNEAALIAARDLNESIVMKHFEQAIERVIAGMEKKTNVLSPEEKRTVAYHEAGHAVCGWFLEHSDPLLKVSIIPRGKGLGYAQYLPKDQYLLTTEQLYDRMCMTLGGRVSEEIFFERITTGAQDDLKKITDSAYAQITRFGMNKKVGNVSFDSSQPGDPMFAKPYSEQTAQIIDEEVRALIDRAYVRTKALLTKHRADVEKVAERLLKNEILSRDDMIELLGKRPFPEKSTYEEFVEGTGSFEEDTTLPDGLASWNKEKGQEKEPSAKDDDGGKVKA, from the exons ATGGCATACCGTGTCCTGACGACGGCCAAAAAGCTCGAATCCGTGCTGGTCGGGCTGAACAGACCGCACCGTACCGTGAACGGGCCCGACTGTGAACAG ATCATTCGCAGCCTAAGCTACCTACAGTCGAGAAGCAACAAAACGTGGAACGAGTTCCTGCATCGCATACAGGTGTTCTGCGAGAAGCCACCGAAAGGGTTCGAGAAGTACTTCAAACCACCCGGCGCCGCTAGCGCACAGCAGGCGAAACAGGCCAACAAGGCAGGTGAAAGTGGGACCAGCAAAgatggaagcagcagcagcagcagcagtgctgcCGAACAGTCCGCCAGCCAGTCCAACGCACCGCCCGGTGCAACGTCACGCAAGAACGACTGGAATCTGGGCATGTTTTCGCCACAGCCGGCCCGAGGCAAGGGTGGTTCCAGCGGCAGTGGCGGATCCGGCCGACCCATCGGCGGCGGTGAAGAGGGCGATAAGGAGAAGATGCTGATGTTTGGTGCGCTGGCCGGTGTTGCATTGATATCGGCGATCGCTTTCTTCGAGATGGGATACAAAGAAATTGCGTGGAAGGAATTCGTGAACAA CTACCTCGCTCGCGGTATCGTCGACAAGCTGGAAGTGGTTAACAAAAAATGGGTCCGCGTTAAGCTAACGCCCGGCAATGCTACAGACTCATCG GGCATTCTCTGGTTCAACATTGGCAGCGTGGACTCGTTCGAGCGCAACCTGGAGAGTGTGCAGACGGACATGAACATCGAGCCGGTGAACTTTGTGCCGGTCATTTATCGGAGCGAGCTGGAAGCGTCCAGCTTAACGGGTCTGCTGCCGACGCTGCTCATCATCGGGTTCCTCGTCTACATGATGCGCCGCTCGTCCGAGATGATGGGCGGTGGTCGGGGCGGACGCCGCGGTGGAGGTCTGTTCGGTGGCGTCATGCAATCGACCGCCAAGCTAATCAATGCTAATGAAATCAACGTCGGATTCAA GGATGTGGCCGGCTGCGAGGAGGCCAAGATCGAAATTATGGAGTTTGTCAACTTCCTTAAAAACCCCCAGCAATACATCGATCTCGGTGCCAAGATACCCAAGGGCGCCATGCTGACCGGACCGCCCGGTACGGGTAAAACGCTGCTCGCGAAGGCCACGGCAGGGGAAGCGAACGTACCCTTCATTACCGTGTCCGGGTCGGAGTTTTTGGAAATGTTTGTCGGCGTGGGACCGTCGCGCGTACGCGACATGTTCGCCATGGCCCGCAAGAACGCGCCGTGCATTCTCTTCATCGACGAAATCGATGCGGTCGGACGAAAGCGCGGCGGCAAAAGCTTCGGCGGCCACTCGGAGCAGGAGAACACACTGAACCAGCTGCTGGTGGAGATGGACGGGTTCAACACGACCACGAATGTGGTCGTGCTGGCCGCCACCAACCGGGTGGACATCCTCGACAAGGCGCTGCTGCGACCGGGCCGCTTCGATCGGCAGATCTACGTGCCCGCCCCGGACATTAAGGGGCGTGCTTCCATCTTCAAAGTGCATTTGGGCCCGCTCAAGACCGACCTGGACAAGACGGATCTGGCCCGCAAGATGGCCGCCCTGACGCCCGGCTTCACCGGGGCGGACATCGCGAACGTCTGTAACGAGGCCGCCCTGATTGCGGCGCGCGATCTGAACGAATCGATCGTGATGAAGCACTTCGAGCAGGCGATCGAGCGCGTGATCGCGGGCATGGAGAAGAAAACGAACGTGCTGTCGCCGGAGGAGAAGCGCACGGTGGCGTACCACGAGGCGGGCCATGCCGTGTGCGGCTGGTTCCTCGAGCACTCCGATCCGCTGCTGAAGGTGTCGATCATTCCGCGCGGCAAGGGTCTCGGGTACGCCCAGTACCTGCCGAAGGATCAGTACCTGCTGACGACGGAGCAGCTGTACGATCGCATGTGCATGACGCTCGGGGGCCGCGTGTCGGAGGAGATCTTCTTCGAGCGCATCACGACCGGTGCGCAGGACGATCTGAAGAAAATCACCGACAGTGCGTACGCGCAGATTACGCGCTTCGGCATGAACAAGAAGGTGGGCAACGTGAGCTTCGACAGCTCGCAGCCGGGCGATCCGATGTTCGCGAAACCGTACTCCGAACAGACGGCCCAAATCATCGACGAGGAGGTGCGCGCCCTGATCGACCGGGCGTACGTGCGAACGAAAGCGCTGCTAACGAAGCACCGGGCCGACGTGGAGAAGGTGGCGGAGCGTTTGCTCAAGAACGAAATTCTCAGCCGCGACGACATGATCGAGCTGCTCGGCAAGCGCCCATTCCCGGAGAAGTCGACGTACGAGGAGTTCGTGGAGGGTACGGGCTCGTTCGAGGAGGATACTACGCTGCCGGACGGGCTGGCCAGCTGGAACAAGGAGAAGGGCCAGGAGAAGGAGCCCAGCGCGAAGGACGACGATGGCGGCAAGGTGAAGGCTTAA
- the LOC120903378 gene encoding probable prefoldin subunit 4, whose amino-acid sequence MSAKVETKSKGTFQPDSDVHITYEDQMKINKFANYNAKVEDLKEELRIKQNELKNLEEAGDEIELLDDDVQIPFLMGDVFLSHDQAKTLELLAEAKERKKKEINGIQQTSRDLQQKMSDLKGYLYGRFGSNIHLENDE is encoded by the exons ATGAGTGCAAAGGTAGAAACAAAGTCGAAAGGCACCTTTCAGCCG GACTCAGATGTTCACATCACCTACGAAGACCAGATGAAGATAAATAAGTTCGCCAACTACAATGCGAAGGTGGAGGATCTGAAGGAGGAGCTGCGCATCAAACAGAACGAGCTGAAAAATCTCGAAGAAGCTGGCGATGAAATAGAGCTGCTGGACGACGACGTACAGATCCCGTTCCTGATGGGGGACGTGTTTCTCTCGCACGATCAGGCCAAAACGCTCGAGCTGCTGGCGGAAGCGAAGGAGCGTAAAAAGAAGGAGATCAACGGCATCCAGCAGACCAGCCGCGATCTGCAGCAGAAGATGAGCGACCTGAAGGGTTACCTGTACGGTCGGTTCGGCAGCAATATTCATTTGGAAAATGATGAATAA
- the LOC120895493 gene encoding tubulin polymerization-promoting protein homolog isoform X1 — protein MYTHVAVHRSHTMADEAQPPNGTDVVDKMTVEVAEMALDAKQAAGGQPGAAEPAKPSEKETNGSATPAKPVCSAAFKEQFKAFSKFGDTKSDGKHLTLSQSDKWMKQAKVIDKKITTTDTGIHFKKLKSMKLTYEDYNKFLDDLAKTKKVELDEIKSKMANCGAPGVHNATPGKAAETVARLTDTSKYTGSHKQRFDETGKGKGIAGRKDMVDQSGYVSGYGHKNTYDKTH, from the exons ATGTACACACATGTCGCAGTTCATCG CTCCCACACCATGGCCGATGAAGCGCAACCACCGAATGGTACGGACGTCGTAGACAAGATGACCGTAGAGGTGGCTGAAATGGCACTCGACGCTAAACAGGCTGCCGGCGGCCAACCGGGTGCAGCAGAACCGGCAAAGCCGTCCGAAAAGGAAACGAACGGTTCGGCGACACCAGCCAAGCCCGTCTGTTCCGCGGCCTTTAAGGAACAGTTTAAAGCGTTCTCAAAGTTTGGTGATACAAAGTCGGATGGAAAACATCTAACGCTTTCGCAAAGCGACAAGTGGATGAAGCAAGCGAAG GTTATTGATAAGAAGATAACGACCACCGATACGGGAATACACTTCAAGAAGCTAAAATCGATGAAGCTGACGTACGAAGACTACAACAAATTTCTGGACGATCTGGCAAAAACGAAGAAAGTCGAGCTGGATgaaatcaaaagcaaaatgGCAAACTGTGGCGCTCCCGGAGTGCATAATGCAACG CCAGGAAAAGCGGCCGAAACTGTGGCTCGCCTTACGGACACGTCCAAGTACACCGGTTCGCACAAGCAACGGTTCGACGAAACTGGCAAGGGCAAGGGTATTGCCGGCCGAAAGGATATGGTCGACCAGTCCGGCTATGTGTCCGGATATGGGCACAAAAACACCTACGACAAAACTCACTGA